The nucleotide window TCTGGAAGGCATTCTGTATGTGGGCACTCTGATAGGTACTGtgtatgggggaactctgatgggaACTGTGTATGTGGGCACTCTGGAAGGTACTGTGTATGGGGATACTCTGTTAGGCATTCTGTATATGGGAACTCTGATAGGTACTGTGTATGAGGGCACTCTGGAAGGTACTGTGTATGGGGGCACTCTGGAAGGTACTGTCTATGAGGGGACTCTAACAGGTACAATGAATTGGGGGCACTCTAATGGGTACTGTGCATGAGGGCGAGACTGGCTCTGTTCCTAAAAATGTTCTAGTTATAGCAGTAATCAATAACTTTCCATACGGTTGTCCTTTGCCTATAGTTACTATACATCGCTGTGTATACTGCGTCCTCTATTATACTGTGTACTTGATGTATTTGGCGGTATAAAACATTTGTCAAGCAGCTGTCAATCATCTGTAGTCCGCCCCCCTCTGGGCGGGGCTTGGCTCACTCTTGTTCCTGTGTGCCTCTGATTGGGTGTGGAGTGAAGGGCGGGAATGAATCGGAGtagctgattggctgagcggtaTACCACAGAGCGGGAACCGATTTGAATAGCAGAATTTGGCGCCGCAGCTGCTTCAGTCTTCTTCCCGCTCTCTGCTCCGTAGACATGAACTGCCTGAACGTAGCCGATGTCATGCCCGGTTCTCCTAGCAAGATCCGCGGTCAGATCCAGGTGAGTGTTCGTGTACGGTTGCCCCCTTGTGTCAGATCAGCCGGGAAACCGCTGCGGTAAAACCTCcaggtgtgaacagtgtcctccgAACATTGCGGTAATGTAACCTCCTGCTACTTGTCTCTTTCAGGTGATATTCGGCCCCATGTTTTCAGGGAAGAGGTAAGAAATGTTCTccagtggatgatgagggtggtgGTTGGTGATATGGATGATTATAAGGGGATAATGATGTTCAATAGTGGTtggaaagcagtgtttcccaccagggtgcctccagctgttgcaaaactaaaactcacaacatgcccggacagccaaaggctgtccgggcatggtgggagttgtagttttgcaacagctggaggcacaagttttacataaaaaaaataaaaataatgataaaatgtaacctccttacctttttaaaaaatcctaattctttcaattttgcacctaaaaatccatattatgacttattttttgcgccaccaattctactttgcagtgacattagtcattttaccaaaaaatctacgacaaaacggaaaaaaaaatcactgtgcgaaaAAActtaagaaaaaaacgccattttgtatcttttgggggcttccgtttccgtttgggggcttccgtttccggccatacgattaaaatgatcccctacttatataggtttgatgttgtcgtacttctggaaaaaatcataactacatgcaggaaaatttatacgtttaaaattgtcatcttctgacccctataacttttttatttttccgtgtatggggcggtatgagggctcattttttgcgctgtgatctgaagtttttagcggtaccatttttgcattgatgggactttttgatcgtttttgatTTATtcctgatataaaaagggacaaaaaatgcactattttggactttggaattttttttgcgcgtacgccattgaccttgcggtttaattaacgatatatttttataattcagatatttccgcatgtggcgatactacatatgtttatttttatttacactcttttttttttttatggggggggggggaggggggtgattcttaacatatagatataaaaaaatagataGAAAAAAGAAGTGATagatagatctatctatctatcctttttttgcagtgttatagctcccatagggggctataacattgcacacactgatcttttacattgatcattgttatcccataggataacaatgatcaatgattctgccgcttgactgctcatgtctggatctcaggcatgagcagtcattcagtgatcggacagcgaggaggcaggtagggatcctcccggtttccaccagctgtttgggacgctgcAATTttgccgcggcggtcccaaacagcccactgagctagccgtgggtagtttactttcactttagaagcggcgatcaacctttgaacgccgcatctaaaggattaatagcgttaAAGGATTAATTagcgggtccccccccccccccccccccccccccccaaatgtcttTGGGTAGAGAAGAGGATGATGGGGAGGAAAATTTTTAGATATGAGcaaacttatagtaaattcgattcgtcacgaacttctcggctcggcagttgatgacttttcctgcataaattagttcagctttccggtgctcccgtaggctggaaaaggtggatacagtcctaggagactctttcctatgactgtatccaccttttccagcccaccggagcgccggaaagctgaactaatttatgcaggaaaagtcagcaaccgcgagaagttcgtgacgaatcgaatttactgtaagttcgctcatctctaacaaatTTTGAATGATGGGGGGGGTTTGGAGGATGATCCGGTGGATGAGGATTCACATTAACCCTTTATTATATTCCTTATCTTTTTGCAGTACAGAACTGATGCGCAGAGTGCGGCGGTTCCAGATTGCGCAGTATAAATGTTTGGTTATAAAATACGCCAAAGACACTCGCTACAGCAAGGAGCAGCTGGCCACGCACGACCGGTGAGTGACGCATCCACTGCTCCAGTATTATCCTTGGGCGCTCGTATGTAGGAGGCATGCATCTCTGCAACCTATTTTGTTATTGCTTTGATGTATGCTCATAACTAGACTCGGGTGTCCCCATAGACTAAGAACTAACCCTGTGTAGTCCATGGAATGTGAAGTcccagtttcttttttttttttttttcttttaaaggggtcccACATCAATAAACTTGTTACACTTTTGCGCTTGTGTTGAGGGCGCTGCATACACCAACATtgggagagacttatcaaaacctgtgcaaaggaaaattgctcagtttcccatagcaaccaatcagattactcctttcattttgcagaggcctttttaaaaatgaaagcagtgatctgattggttgctatgggcaacttttcctctgcacaggttttgataaatctcccccaattatcTTTACAATTCAGAACTCTGTGTGTGATGCGGAGCTCCAACTCTCCTGCACATCCATAGTTGCATGATAAAATTCTgcctcttttttcccttttaagggtattccagaaaaaaactttgagataaagagagagagagagatatataatctctatatcaactggctccagaaagttaaacagatttgtaaattacttctattaaaaaaaccttaatcctttcaataattatcagctgctgaagttgagttgttttctgcctggcaacagtgctctctgctgacatctctgcttgtctcgggaactgcacagagtagaagaggtttgctatggggatttgcttctaaactgggcgtttcccgagacaggtgtcatcagagagtgcttggacagaaaagaacaactcaacttcagaagctcataagtactgaaaggatgaagatttttttttaatagtagtaatttacaaatctgtttaactttctggagccagttgtgagatatatatatatctatctctcaactggctccagaaagttaaacagatttgtaaattacttctattaaacaaaatcttcatcctttcagtacttatgagcttctgaagttgagttgttcttttctgtctaagtgctctctgatgacacgtgtcttgggaactgtccagagtagaagcaaatccccatagtaaacctcttctactctgtgcagttcccaagacaagcagagatgtcagcagagagcactgttgccagacagaaaacaactcaacttcagcagctgataattattggaaggataaagatttttttaatagaaataatttacaaatcagtttaactttctggtgccagttgatgtatataaaaaaaagtttttccctggaataccccttttaatctgTCCTCAGTAGTAAACTCTTACCCTTGTTTCCCCACAGGCACACCATGTCTGCCGTTTCTGCATGCAATCTATCCGATTTGTGTACGGAGGCGCTCAACTACTCAGTGATCGGAATAGATGAGGGCCAGTTTGTAAGTATCTTGTCACCCTTAGGGACATGAGATTTATATGTATAAAGCAGAGAAATAGCATctctacatttatatatatttttttatttttcagttccCCGATGTTGTGGAGTTCTGTGAAGATATGGCCAATAAAGGGAAAACAGTCATTGTAGCTGCACTGGATGGTACATTCCAGAGaaaggtgtgtgtgggggggcaatGGAGGTTGTTACTTTTCCATAAACATCCatcccctataccagtggtcttcaacctgcggacctccagatgttgcaaaactacaacttccagcatgcccggacagccattggctgtccgggcatgctgggagttgtagttttgcaacatctggaggtctgcaggttgaggaccactgccctatacttaTCACTGTCAGTGGTATACATCTATGTTGGCATTGGTGATGTGCTCCTTTTGACTGACTGGGATGCCGCTGTACTGATAAGGTGGAGACAGTCTGAAACATTTCATTTGTAgtgtattgtctgtgtgtctataTTGTTTTTCCTCTATCGATTAGGGATtggccgattatcggtttggctgatgtTATCGgacgatattcatgattttggacattatcagtatcggcaattaccttgccgataatgccccgccccccagcCAGAGactaccgctgccccattgcctcccccatccctggttttataattacctgttcccggggtctgggctatttctggctcctgcggcgtcctgtgctgttgctgtgcgctgcgcaatgacgagtgacgtcctcaacgcaacatgactgtcagtgcgcacagtgacagcgcaggacgccgcaggagccagaagtagcccgGACCCCAGAAACATGTGataataaaaccggggatgggggaggcaatggggcggctgTGATTGGActcgggaggaccccaggacaggcagggggagagaagcggtggtgGTGGTCCCTGGCCCCTGCAAAAgcccctgcagttcattgatttaaagcgcccgctttgatctgcagcagcttctaCGGGGCcaggaggggggagagagagagagaaatagctgataacttataccggaatattggtataagttatcgactgtcggcctcaaagttcacagattatcagtatcggccctaaaaaatatctatcggtcgatccctactatcgATCCCCTGCATGTATCGCTTGGGTGCCCCTGAAGGTGCAGCAGCTGTATTGGAAATATGCAGTCAGTGACCAACCCTTCTTCTGTCGTCTCCTCAGGCTTTTGGGGATATCCTCAACTTGGTACCGTTAGCAGAGAGTGTGGTGAAGCTGAACGCAGTGTGCATGGAGTGCTACCGGGAAGCATCGTACACTAAACGGCTGGGGGCTGAGAAAGAGGTAACTATAGTATTAGATTATTACTGATCACAGGCGGTGTGTACAGTAGTCCCCAAATATGGCCTAGCAGACTTTTTAAGGCTATGTGTAatcgttagagatgagcgaacttacattaaattcgattcgtcacgaacttctcagctcggtagttgataacttttcctgcataaattagttcagctttccggttctccggtgggctggaaaaggtggatacagtcctaggaaagagtctcctaggactgtatccaccttttccagcccaccggaacacctgaaagctgaactaatttacgcaggaaaaagcAGCAACcacagagccgagaagtttgtgacgaatcaaatttactgtaagtttgctcatctctagtaatcgtTATTGCTTAAAATATATAGGAAGAATTTTGCAAATGGTGTTAAGAGAAACATATGCGCAGATGTTTTAGTGACTGACCTAAAATCATCCTTCACATTAGCCATCTGTAGGTGGTAATAGAACAAGATTAGGTTATGACTTCATATGGTTCTTTGGAACAATGTGACACAAGTCTGTATAGGAATTATATACTTGCAACTGTAGATTTAGATTAAAACATTCTCCTCCCCTCAAGAT belongs to Hyla sarda isolate aHylSar1 chromosome 13, aHylSar1.hap1, whole genome shotgun sequence and includes:
- the TK1 gene encoding thymidine kinase, cytosolic, translating into MNCLNVADVMPGSPSKIRGQIQVIFGPMFSGKSTELMRRVRRFQIAQYKCLVIKYAKDTRYSKEQLATHDRHTMSAVSACNLSDLCTEALNYSVIGIDEGQFFPDVVEFCEDMANKGKTVIVAALDGTFQRKAFGDILNLVPLAESVVKLNAVCMECYREASYTKRLGAEKEVEVIGGADKYHSVCRPCYFRNKPPEGKENLHLALKDRAQGLIISKALTPRKPLSQLQCS